The window ACATAGGGACTTTGCCGTTTTGGACATTCTACTATTTATTGGTAAAATATCATCAAATCTGGGACATTTACTTTGGTTATTTCCTGATCTCGGGCATTGTAATGTATATCTTATTCTCAATTTCATTTATATGGGGAAAACAGAGCTCTTAATTACGATTATCCTTTTTAACCTGTTTTTTGTATTGTTTGTGGTAGCCATCATGGTTTATATCAAAAAATACAAAGAGCGGAAGAGAGAATATTTGAACGAAATAAAAATTGCCAACGAAATACACCAGAAAGAGCTTTTAAGTACCCAGTTAGAAATTCAACAGGCCACCATGCAGCAGATTGGTCGCGAGCTGCACGATAATATCGGACAAAAATTAACCCTGGTAAGTTTGTACACCCAGCAGCTTGTACACGAAAATAAAGTGCCGCAAGCCAGTAACCGGATAGAACAGATTTATCAGATTATTAACTCATCGCTGCAAGATTTGAGAAGTTTATCGAAAAACCTGACAAATGATAACATAAGTGAAAATGAAATTGTAACTTTAATACAGGAAGAAGTAGACCATATAAATGCTTTAAAAAAATGTAAGGTATCTTTTGAGCATGATTTTGAGCGCATAGATCTGGAGTTTGTGAAAAAGAACGTATTGTTAAGGATAACACAAGAGTTTCTTCAAAACAGTTTAAAACATGCACAATGCAGCAACATTAGCATTCAGTTAAAATCAGCTGCAGACACTTTTTTAATGCTAAAAATACAGGATGACGGAATGGGATTTGATTTGGATAACCTTACTTCTGACGGTATCGGATTAAAAAACATGAAAAAAAGAGCCGAAATTATCGGTGGAGAATTCAATTTAACAAGTAAACCAAACTTAGGCACCGCACTTAATATTATTTTAAATGGCCCGGCATGAAAAAGACAATAGTTATTGTTGATGATCATATCCTGATTGCCAAAGCACTTCAGGGCATTATCGATAATTTCAAAGATTTTGAGGTTATTTATGTTTGCGAAAACGGAATGGAGCTGATTAAAAACTTCGAAAACAGCAACAAAATCCCCGATATTTTACTACTGGATATCAGTATGCCCGTTATGGATGGCTTTGAAACCGTAACCTGGGTAACGGCAAACCATCCTGAAGTAAAAGTAATGGCCCTGAGCATGCAGGGAGAAGAAAAAAGTGTAATAAAAATGGTAAGCAATGGTGCAAAAGGTTATTTGCTCAAAAATGCGCACCCGGTTGAACTCGAAAATGCGCTGACCAAATTAAATATCAATGGATTTTTTTATCCGGATTGGGCATCAAAAATTATCTTCTCCAGTCTCAATAAAACGAAAGAGGTGGAAATCAAAATTTCAGAGCGGGAAAAAGAATTTTTAAAATACACCGTTACTGAGCTTAATTACAAAGAAATAGCCGATAAAATGTTTTGCAGTCCCCGCACTGTTGAAAGTTACCGCGATCAGCTATGTGAAAAACTGGAACTCAAAACCCGTGTTGGCCTGGCCGTTTTTGCCATTAAGAATGGATTTGCATGAACTGGTTAACTGTTTAAACTGTAAAATTGGTAAATGAGAAATAGCATACAGTTAACCGATTAACCAGCTAAGCACTTAACAACAATTCCATTTTACCTCTTCCATCTTCCATTTTTTCCTACTTTTGAACCATGAAATTTCATCATTTGCTATTTGTGGTTATTGTTGCGCTTTTTGCTTCATGCAAACCTGAAGAAAAAAAGCATCAGTACATTAAGTTTAATACAACAAACGATTTATATCAATTCTTAAACTGGTCGCCCGAACGCCGTTTTCCATTAATCAGTGCTCATCGTGGTGGTCCAATGCCAGGCTACCCTGAAAATTGCATCGAAACTTTTGCCAATGCCACTACTTATAACCCCATGGTTATTGAGTTTGATATTGCTTACAGTAAAGATTCTGTGATGGTAATTATGCACGATGATAACCTCGACAGGACTTCTACAGGTAAGGGGCCGATTGGCAATTACACTTACGAGGAACTGAAGGCATTTAACCTAAAAGATGATTCGGGGAAAGAAACAAAATTTAAAATCCCAACATTAGATAGTGTATTAACCTGGAGCAAGGGGAAAGTATTGTTAACGATCGATTTAAAAAAAGGGGTATCTTACGCCAAAGTAATCGAAAAAGTAAGGCAATATAAAGTAGAAAGCAATTCGATTATCATTACCTACACCGCCAACCAGGCTCAGGAAGTGCATCGTTTGGCTCCCGAACTAATGATTTCTGCTTCCGTACAGAAGAAAGCAGAATTGAAGCGGTTAAATAGTATGGGGATTCCCAACAACCGGATTGTGGCTTTTGTTGGAGTTGCAGCGCCCGATAAAGCGTTGTACCAATACCTGCACAACAAAGGTATCACAACGATTTTAGGCACTATGGGCAATATCGATAAAAGTTCGCTTGCAAACCCGGCTAAAATGGTTTATTATCACCTCAATAACAATGGTGCTGATATTTTATCATCAGATAACATCGGACAAGCCGCAGAACAATTGGATAAATTGAGGTACAATAAAAAGTTAAGTTCATTACATACATACTAATAACAGATAAAAAGAGCATTGATTGACTAATAAGTAAGATGAAAAATCTGTGTTTATCTGTGGCAAAAAATAAAAAATGAGTATTTCAGTTAAAAACCTTTCCAGGCATTACGATAAACAAAAAGCAGTCGATTCGATTAGTTTTGAAGCTAGCCCGGGCCGTATCCTTGGTTTTCTGGGACCAAATGGTGCGGGTAAATCTACTACCATGCGCATGCTTACAGGTTATCTGGAGCCAACCTCAGGAACAGCAGAAATATCAGGCAAGAACATTTTAACAGAGGCTATCGCTGCAAAAAAACATGTAGGTTACCTTCCTGAAAACACGCCACTCTATGCCGATATGTATGTTAAGGAGTTTTTGAATTTTGTTGGGCAAACCTATGGCTTAACAAACCTGGTCACAAGAGTAGATGAGGTGGTTAAAATGGTAGGACTAACACCCGAACAGCATAAAAAAATCGGTATGCTATCAAAAGGGTACCGCCAACGTGTGGGCCTAGCACAGGCCATTATTCACAATCCGGAAGTTTTAATTCTTGATGAACCTACTTCTGGCCTAGATCCAAATCAATTGGTAGATATCAGATTGCTCATTAAATCGCTTGGGGCTGCTAAAACCGTGGTTATTTCTACACACATTATGCAGGAGGTAGAAGCCATTTGCGATGATATCATCATTATAAATAAAGGAAAAATTATTGCCAACGATTCGCTGGAAGGAATAAAGAAAACATACGGAGGCCTTTCGTTAGAAGATATTTTTAGAAAACTTACCGCTTAATTTCATGCTTGTAACCAAAATCAAACTAACTTTAATTATAGCTCTGGGCTTAATCCCTGCATTGTTAAAGGCTCAAAATATCGCTAATATTGGCATTGGCGGCGAAATCGGATTACCTTCCGGCAACTTCGCAGGCGTATCAGCAGTTGGGCTGGGGGCATCTGTAAAGGCTGATTTGCCTGCTGCAACTAATTTGGCCTTGAGTTTAAATGCAGGTTATATCAACTTTTTCGGTCGTAGTAACCAGGTTCTTCAGGTTCAGGATTTAAGCTACGCACCTGTAAAAGCAGGTTTAAAGTATTGGTTAAGTGAAGGCTTCTATGCTGAAGGTCAGCTGGGCGCTGCTTTGCCGCTAAGTAACGGACTAAAAACATTATTGGCCTGGTCGCCGGGTATAGGCACTCAATTTAAATTATCAGGAGAAAATAAACTCGATTTGGGCATCAGGTACGAAGGCTGGACAGGTAAGCGCGATAGCAATCTGATTGGGACGAATACGGTTAATACCAAAGGCTTTGCAGGGCTCAGATTCGCTTATGTTTTTGGTCTTTAAGCTGGTATAACCAGGCCCATTTTCCCTAAAAATATACAGTATTTTTTAATTAGTTAACCTAATTACAACTTTTTAGAGTAAAAATTGATTTATCTCAATGTTTTGTTAATCAGTTGTTTGTGTTCTGTTTTTCGCTTTTTTGAAATTGTTTGTAACGTTTTTGGCGTAATTATTGTCTATAAATGCAAAATAATTAACGAACACATAATCTAAAAAACACATGAAAAAGTTATTACTTTCTTTAGTAATGGTTGCAGGCTTAGGCTTTGCAGCTTCAGCTCAAACAGAAGGAGCAGTAAACAAAATTAGCGTAGGACCAGATTTCTTATTGCCTGTGGGCGATAATACTAATGGCATCAGCTTAGGTTACGGTGGTTCTGTAATGGGTGAGTTTAATGTAGCTAAGTCATTAAATTTAACTGTTTCAGGCGGGTACATTTCAATGGCTCCGGAAAAATTCCTTAAAGATCTAGGCGCAACAAATTCAGGCGTTGTTCCTTTAAAAGCAGGCGCTAAATATTATTTTGGCGGTAACTTTTACGGATCGGGCGAGCTAGGTGCTGCTATTTTTACAGAAAAAAACTCAGGTACTGCATTCTCTTACGCACCAACTATTGGTGCTTCGTTTTCTGTTGCAGATAAATCAAGTATTGATTTAGGTGTACGTTACGAAGGATGGTCAAAAAACAGCACTACACTGTCATTTGTAGGTATCCGCGCTGCTTTTGCATTCGGTTTATAGTAAGAACCTTTAACGCATTTAAAAGCCCCAAGCAATTGGAGGCTTTTTTGTTTACAGAAATTTATTGTTTCAAATATTTTAACTATCAAATTAGTTTATTTATCATTGTAGCGTTTTATTTGTCAATCAGGCAGGTACACGGAAAATAAAAACAATTCTAATAAACTTTCTCAAAAAACTGATGAAAAAACTCGTATTATCTTTATTAACAGTTGCAGCATTAAGTACTCCAGCTTTAGCTCAAAGTACTCCGGTTAAATTTGGTTTAAAAGCAGGCTTGGCTTTTCCAAATATGACTTTCTCGGCAGGTAGTGCATCATTTAGTTATGGCACAAAAACCTCTTATTACGTAGGAGGAACCGTAGAGTTCCAATTATCTGATCTGGTTTCTATTCAACCCGGATTAACTTTTATCGATAAAGGAACAAAAATTAACAGCAGCAGTTTTGGTTTTGATAACGACGACTTTCTTACCGATGTGAATGCCACTATAAACTTCAAATATCTTGAGGTACCCGTTAATGCCCTTGTAAATTTCAAAGTTGCCAATTCGGGTAAGTTATTTGTTGGCGCAGGCCCTTATTTTGCTTATGCTTTAAGCGCTAATGCTAAAATGGGATCAGAAAAAGAGAAAATCGAATTCGAAGATTCGGGCTTTAAACGTACCGATTTCGGATTAAATTTCCTTGCAGGTTTTCAGTTAAATAATGGTTTAAATGTTCATGCCGGCTATGGCCTGGGCTTAAGCAATATGGCTAACGACGAAGAAGCCCAAGATTTTGATGCGTCAATCAAAAATAAAGTATTTACAGTTGGTCTGGGGTTTTCTTTCTAGTTTAATTAAGAATGAAATAAAAGGCTTGATGTAAATCGGGCAAGTATATAGCGCTCAAAAAAATCAGATGAAAAAAATAATATTATCATTATTAACGGTTGCTGCATTAAGTACAGTAGCTTTAGCTCAAACAAACAATTCAACTAAAATAGGCGTTAAGGCAGGAGTTACGTTTCCAACTTTTGGTACTTCAGGTACCGAAAATGAAGATGATAACTGGAAAATAAATACCTCTTTTTATGTAGGCGGTACAGTCGACTTTCAAATCTCAGAAAGGTTTTCGATCCAACCAGGCTTATCTTTGATTGGTAAAGGAGGTAAAGGCGATTATTATGAGCACAATGGTGAGCCTAATAATTTAATTGCCTTCAGAGGAACTGCAAAACTAAGTATGCTATATTTGGAATTGCCTGTAAATGCTATTGTTAATTTCGAAACGGGCAATGGTAAAATTTTTATTGGCGCTGGTCCATATTATGCAACAGCCATAAGCGGTAAAACAAAAACAACAGGTATTTTAACGGCAGGAACCTCATCTCTTACCACTTCGACAAATGAAGATATTAAATTTGGTAAAGATGGAACCATGAAGCGTGGAGAGTTTGGCGTTAATTTCTTAGCAGGTTATCAATTAAGTAATGGTTTTAATATCCATGCTGGTTACGGTTTAGGTTTGAGTAACCTCGATTATTCTGATACTCGGGTATCGAAGGTTACAAACCGTGTATTATCGGTTGGTCTGGGTTTTTCTTTTTAAACTTACAACATTAAAAAGCCTCCCTAATTTTGGAGGCTTTTTGCATAATGATAGCTTTCATCAATCTATACCTCATGAAAAAAATAACTTTATTCTTATTTGCATTAACATTTGGCTTAACGGTATATGCGCAGGAGAAACCAGTACCGATTTCGGTAAAAGCTGGTATCACATTCCCGAAAATTAAAACACGTAAAGATGTTGCTCCGTTAAATGGTCCTGCCGTTGATGGGAGCAATATTAATACATCTTTCTATTTGGGTGCTACGGTAGATATAGCCCTGGGCAAAAATATTGTATTCCAACCAGGTTTTTCTGTTACAGGTAAAGGTACCAAAGCAACATACGTTAACTTTAAGGGAAATAGCAACTCATCTGGTAAAATCAGCCTATTGTATTTTGAGATACCAGCCAACGCAGTTAAATATATTCCAGTCGGAAAAAATAAGATATTTTTAGGTTTAGGCCCGTATTTGGGGGTCGCGTTATCCGGAACAGCCAGGTATACATTGATAAATAATGATGTTATAAAGCCAGATAAAGAAAATATTAGGTTTGGTTCTGACAAAGATTTTAAACGCCTCGATTTTGGAGGAAATGCACTGGCAGGATTTCAACTACGCAATGGGCTAAATATACAGGCTGGTATTAGTGCCAGTGCAGCTAAAATTTCCAATTCGAAAGATGTTTATTTGAATGCTAAAAACCTGGTATTTACAGTTGGATTGGGTTTTTCTTTATAAGTGCTTTAAAAAATAATGATAAGCCTCTTGATGAAAATCGGAGGCTTTTTTTCGTACAATACTATGAGCGATCAAACTATAAACTATCATCCATAAGCCATAAACTATAAACCAATAAACAGGCTAAGCCAACGAAAAAAAAATCCTTAACTTCGGCATTTAAATTTAACTATGTACGCAGTTTTTAAACGCGAGTTATTCAGTTTCCTCAGTTCAATGGTGGCTTACATCACCATTGGCATTTTTTTATTGGTTTCGGGACTTTTACTTTGGGTATTTCCTGATACTTCTGTACTCGAATACGGCTATGCCGAACTCAACGGCTTTTTTAGTCTTGTTCCTTATTTGTTCATGTTCCTGATCCCGGCTATCACCATGCGGGCCTTTGCCGAAGAGAGGAGAGAAGGTACTTACGAGCTTTTGGTTACGCGTCCCATTCAACTCTGGCATATTATCGCTGCAAAATACCTCTCTAGTTTGGTACTGGTTCTTTTTGCATTAATCCCGACTATAATTTACTACTACAGCGTTGCCAAACTGGGTTTCCCCGAAGGTAATATCGATTCTGGTTCGGTAATCGGATCGTACATTGGCTTATTTCTGTTGGGAGCTGCATTTACGGCCATTGGCATTTTTTCATCGGCACTTACCAAAAACCAGGTTATTGCTTTTGTTATCTGCGCCGCTTTGTGCGCATTTGCATTCCTCGGCTTCGATTATGCCAGTCAGGTTAGTTTATTTAAATCCATCGAAACCTCAATTACCAATTTGGGTATCAACCAGCATTATACCGCCATTAGTCGTGGTGTTTTAGATACGAGAGATTTGATTTACTTCATCACCTTCTCCGCCTTGTTTTTATTTTTTACCAGGTTAACTATGGGAGGGAAGCGATAATGAACCTTAAAAATAAATGGATCACCGCGGTTTTATTCATCACAGCACTGGTTGTTTTAAATATAATTGGTCAGTATGCTTTTAAGCGTTTTGATTTTACAGCAGATAAAAGGTTTACGCTGAGCGAGAAAACAAAATCATTGCTGGCCAGGAATGAAAAACCGATCATCATTACCGTTTTTTTAAATGGCGAATTGCCGCCCGCATTTAAGCGTTTGCAAGGAGCTGTAAGTGATATTTTGTCTGATTATCAGGCATATTCGAAAGCAGATGTAAAGGTAGTTTTTGTTGATCCTTTGGCTGGATTAAGCCAGGCTGATCAGGATACAGTGGTGAATAATTTGTACGAAAGCGGGATTGAGGCCACCAATTTAAGTGTGAAAACCGAAGCCGGATTAACGCAAAAACTGGTATTTCCGATGGCGATGATTGAAAGTGACGGGAAACAGTTTCCGGTAAAGCTTTTTCAAAACCTTGATACCCGCGGGAGTTACGAAGATAACATTAACCGGGCTATTGAAAACCTCGAGTATATTTTTACTTCGAGCTTAAAAAAGGTGATTACAGGTAGCAACCCCCGAATTGGTTTCTCTGAGTCGAATGGCGAATTATCTGATCAGCAGCTCAATGATGCCATGCATAGTTTATCAAACAGTTATCTGGTTGGTCGCGTGGATTTAAATACTATTGATAAGGCCGGACTTGATAAATTGAAAATGCTGGTCATTGCCAAACCAACCAAACCTTTTACCGAGACCGAAAAATACAAGATCAATTATTTTGTAATGAATGGCGGGAGGGTGCTTTGGAGCATTGATCAGGTGCGTGCAGAATTGGATAGTTTGAGAGGGCAAAGCGGACAAATGGCTACGAACAGTAACCTGAACCTGGATGATATGCTCTTTATGTACGGCGCCCGGATTAATTATAACATCATTGCCGATCCGGCAAACAGTGCCGAAATTCCGGTTTCAACAGGTGTAGTTGGCGGTCAGAACCAGATGCAATTGGTGCCCTGGATTTATTACCCCATTTTACTGCCCGATACCACCGAAAGTGTGGTGAAGAAACTGGATGGCGTAAAATCTGAATTTCCAAGTACTGTAGATACCATTGGAGCCAAAAACATCAAAAAATCGTATATTTTAACTACTTCAGCTTTTAATAAAGTTTTTGAGGCACCCAAACTGTTTAGCCTGCAAATGGTTGGCGAACA is drawn from Pedobacter sp. HDW13 and contains these coding sequences:
- a CDS encoding sensor histidine kinase, with the protein product MGKTELLITIILFNLFFVLFVVAIMVYIKKYKERKREYLNEIKIANEIHQKELLSTQLEIQQATMQQIGRELHDNIGQKLTLVSLYTQQLVHENKVPQASNRIEQIYQIINSSLQDLRSLSKNLTNDNISENEIVTLIQEEVDHINALKKCKVSFEHDFERIDLEFVKKNVLLRITQEFLQNSLKHAQCSNISIQLKSAADTFLMLKIQDDGMGFDLDNLTSDGIGLKNMKKRAEIIGGEFNLTSKPNLGTALNIILNGPA
- a CDS encoding response regulator transcription factor, which translates into the protein MKKTIVIVDDHILIAKALQGIIDNFKDFEVIYVCENGMELIKNFENSNKIPDILLLDISMPVMDGFETVTWVTANHPEVKVMALSMQGEEKSVIKMVSNGAKGYLLKNAHPVELENALTKLNINGFFYPDWASKIIFSSLNKTKEVEIKISEREKEFLKYTVTELNYKEIADKMFCSPRTVESYRDQLCEKLELKTRVGLAVFAIKNGFA
- a CDS encoding glycerophosphodiester phosphodiesterase family protein, with protein sequence MKFHHLLFVVIVALFASCKPEEKKHQYIKFNTTNDLYQFLNWSPERRFPLISAHRGGPMPGYPENCIETFANATTYNPMVIEFDIAYSKDSVMVIMHDDNLDRTSTGKGPIGNYTYEELKAFNLKDDSGKETKFKIPTLDSVLTWSKGKVLLTIDLKKGVSYAKVIEKVRQYKVESNSIIITYTANQAQEVHRLAPELMISASVQKKAELKRLNSMGIPNNRIVAFVGVAAPDKALYQYLHNKGITTILGTMGNIDKSSLANPAKMVYYHLNNNGADILSSDNIGQAAEQLDKLRYNKKLSSLHTY
- a CDS encoding ATP-binding cassette domain-containing protein; its protein translation is MSISVKNLSRHYDKQKAVDSISFEASPGRILGFLGPNGAGKSTTMRMLTGYLEPTSGTAEISGKNILTEAIAAKKHVGYLPENTPLYADMYVKEFLNFVGQTYGLTNLVTRVDEVVKMVGLTPEQHKKIGMLSKGYRQRVGLAQAIIHNPEVLILDEPTSGLDPNQLVDIRLLIKSLGAAKTVVISTHIMQEVEAICDDIIIINKGKIIANDSLEGIKKTYGGLSLEDIFRKLTA
- a CDS encoding porin family protein — protein: MKKLVLSLLTVAALSTPALAQSTPVKFGLKAGLAFPNMTFSAGSASFSYGTKTSYYVGGTVEFQLSDLVSIQPGLTFIDKGTKINSSSFGFDNDDFLTDVNATINFKYLEVPVNALVNFKVANSGKLFVGAGPYFAYALSANAKMGSEKEKIEFEDSGFKRTDFGLNFLAGFQLNNGLNVHAGYGLGLSNMANDEEAQDFDASIKNKVFTVGLGFSF
- a CDS encoding porin family protein produces the protein MKKIILSLLTVAALSTVALAQTNNSTKIGVKAGVTFPTFGTSGTENEDDNWKINTSFYVGGTVDFQISERFSIQPGLSLIGKGGKGDYYEHNGEPNNLIAFRGTAKLSMLYLELPVNAIVNFETGNGKIFIGAGPYYATAISGKTKTTGILTAGTSSLTTSTNEDIKFGKDGTMKRGEFGVNFLAGYQLSNGFNIHAGYGLGLSNLDYSDTRVSKVTNRVLSVGLGFSF
- a CDS encoding outer membrane beta-barrel protein, producing the protein MKKITLFLFALTFGLTVYAQEKPVPISVKAGITFPKIKTRKDVAPLNGPAVDGSNINTSFYLGATVDIALGKNIVFQPGFSVTGKGTKATYVNFKGNSNSSGKISLLYFEIPANAVKYIPVGKNKIFLGLGPYLGVALSGTARYTLINNDVIKPDKENIRFGSDKDFKRLDFGGNALAGFQLRNGLNIQAGISASAAKISNSKDVYLNAKNLVFTVGLGFSL
- the gldF gene encoding gliding motility-associated ABC transporter permease subunit GldF; the protein is MYAVFKRELFSFLSSMVAYITIGIFLLVSGLLLWVFPDTSVLEYGYAELNGFFSLVPYLFMFLIPAITMRAFAEERREGTYELLVTRPIQLWHIIAAKYLSSLVLVLFALIPTIIYYYSVAKLGFPEGNIDSGSVIGSYIGLFLLGAAFTAIGIFSSALTKNQVIAFVICAALCAFAFLGFDYASQVSLFKSIETSITNLGINQHYTAISRGVLDTRDLIYFITFSALFLFFTRLTMGGKR
- the gldG gene encoding gliding motility-associated ABC transporter substrate-binding protein GldG, translating into MNLKNKWITAVLFITALVVLNIIGQYAFKRFDFTADKRFTLSEKTKSLLARNEKPIIITVFLNGELPPAFKRLQGAVSDILSDYQAYSKADVKVVFVDPLAGLSQADQDTVVNNLYESGIEATNLSVKTEAGLTQKLVFPMAMIESDGKQFPVKLFQNLDTRGSYEDNINRAIENLEYIFTSSLKKVITGSNPRIGFSESNGELSDQQLNDAMHSLSNSYLVGRVDLNTIDKAGLDKLKMLVIAKPTKPFTETEKYKINYFVMNGGRVLWSIDQVRAELDSLRGQSGQMATNSNLNLDDMLFMYGARINYNIIADPANSAEIPVSTGVVGGQNQMQLVPWIYYPILLPDTTESVVKKLDGVKSEFPSTVDTIGAKNIKKSYILTTSAFNKVFEAPKLFSLQMVGEHLDPRAFQSRPQHVGLMLEGSFPSVFAGRPLPAGITQPYSVENVGKPAKMIVIGDGDIFKNQVSAQNGTPFPLGYDRYSQRTFGNKALLLNIVDYFTDDDNLIALRSKEVKIRLLDKGKIKLEKTKWQLINVAAPILLLIFFAIFQHYYRKYKYAK